From Zea mays cultivar B73 chromosome 3, Zm-B73-REFERENCE-NAM-5.0, whole genome shotgun sequence:
TAGCATGTTATATCATGTTCCTACGTTTTGAATTTTATGTGCCTACGTTTTGAATTACCAGGACTTGCTTAGAGCTTGCTGATATCTGTAAAGAAGTCGGTCTCCCTTCTGGTGTCTTGAACATTGTGACAAGATTAGGTCCTGATGCTGGCGCTCCTTTGTCAGCACACCCAGATGTTGACAAGGTAAACTATTCTGCATATAATGACATAATCATGCATGAGCACTCCTCATAGCATGGGTTTTCTGTTTATTTAGGTCGCTTTTACTGGGAGTTTTGAAACTGGCAAGAAAATTATGGCATCGGCAGCTCCTATGGTCAAGGTTCGTCTGTGAATTATGTTTTATTTATAGTAATGTGTTGTGCCGTGTTGTTTTGCTATCTTCTAGTTGATAAATTATCAGAAAGTATGATTTGAGTGCCCTATTTTAAGAGGAAATTCTGTTGCATTCCTTAACATTGCATTTTTCTTGACAGCCTGTTACACTGGAACTTGGTGGAAAAAGTCCTATAGTAGTATTTGATGATGTTGACATTGACAAAGGTACGTTTATATTCTAAGGATTACAAAATTCCTGAAGTTCATTGGTATTTGTGGATTGTTGCAATTTGCAGAGAATTTAATTGATGAGAATGCTAAATGCCTAAACCCTTCAAAGCCCTTCATCGGTTTCTGGGATTTTCATAGAAATACTCAGCTGAGCCTGATCAGGCTACTACAATAATAATTATTTTCGTTTGAAAATTGATTGTTAGGATTTGTAAAATACAGTCCATAAAGTTGTGGGGAAAACCCACATGCTTGCTATAGTTTGGACTTTTGACCACAGCACCAGACTTTTTATGCATTATGAATAAAAAGATGAAACAGAAAGTATTTGATGCATTATGTATATGTTACATGATTTGATTTCATCATAGACCTTGAGAAATATAGGGCTGAACTTCTTTGTAGAACATAAGTTTAAGTTCCAAGGAAGGGAACTTTTACAAATTCACTGACCAACTTACTTTAGTTATGTTGATACTTTGCTCATTGTGGAATTATGGATTATGATATACTTCCATCATTGATCATTCCTTCTAAATATAAAACAGCTGTCGAGTGGACTCTGTTTGGGTGCTTTTGGACCAATGGTCAGATTTGCAGCGCGACATCTCGTCTTCTTATCCATGTAAACTATCTCTTATTAAACCCATGTCATAGGTATTACAATTCAGCCTCATGTTGCTTTTGGTTGATCAATAACAGTACGACATGTATTGTTACATTGTAGAATCTATCTAGGCCTAAATATAGATCCAATTATTGCTCTTTTCGAAATTGTAGAATCTATCTACGCCTTTGCTCTTCAAGAAATGTAACAGCAAACTGACGGTTGCTCCGCGCCACCAAAGCTTTTTGAATTGCTGCAATGAATGGCACAATTAATCATATCTACACGAAGTTCATGATTTAATGAGAACAATCACGATTTAAAAGTAACTAATTTTTAAGAATATACTTACGTCCAAAATAGTGGGTGTTGTGATGGAACGGATTGAAGTGTATTGCGGTATGATCCGAAGACTCGAGGAACTCTAGAATTACACATTTAAATCTCTGTTACGAATCATTATAAAGTAAAAATAGTGACAGATGTGTTTGCAAGGCGTAAAGACATGTTGTACCTTGTCTTCTGAACCGCCTAAACATAGTCCCAATTATTATGCCATAATCCTCCTTAGCCAACGCCCAACGGAGTGCATTTTTGTTTAGTAGGTCACCCCAAACTTTAATGATATGTAAAGACCCCCTATGACATTCATTTTGGTAAGAATTGGTTAGTAATATATATTGATTTGACATATACAATTAATGGAATATACCTAGCATCCATTATAACAATCTTCCTGAAAGGGCCCCACATTGTGCGATGAATTGTATCCATGTGGACTACAATAGCCATAATGtctacaaaaataacaatttaTAAATGGATTAATACTAAATTTCGTGTAAACGGTATTTAAAAAATTGGGCCAAGATCGATATATTCTTACCGACTAAAGTCCTGTTTGGCAACTCAGCAATATCGTCAAGGTTGAAGAATATATGTTTTGGGAATGGCGGCATTTGAATTGGAACAGTGTATGGCTCCACGATAGTTTGTTGGTTGAAATACAATTCCATGGGACCATTTAGATGTCGAAAATTAAATGGACCCGGATGAAGACCAAACTTTACGTTATGCATATTGTAAACATGCTTTTCATGGAGTAAATT
This genomic window contains:
- the LOC103651935 gene encoding betaine aldehyde dehydrogenase 2 yields the protein MFSSYVLVLLILILTLKHYTLYLYLCCRNYPLLMATWKVAPALAAGCTAVLKPSELASVTCLELADICKEVGLPSGVLNIVTRLGPDAGAPLSAHPDVDKVAFTGSFETGKKIMASAAPMVKPVTLELGGKSPIVVFDDVDIDKAVEWTLFGCFWTNGQICSATSRLLIHVNYLLLNPCHRYYNSASCCFWLINNSTTCIVTL